A portion of the Edaphobacter bradus genome contains these proteins:
- a CDS encoding UDP-glucose--hexose-1-phosphate uridylyltransferase translates to MNPLAQQNPHRRFNPLKREWVLVSPHRTQRPWQGQVEKPVAPAALTYDPECYLCPGNVRAGGVRTDRYASTYIFENDFAALKLDAPRFSSDEGGKGLLVAEGESGVCRVICFSPRHDLTLAKMSVEEIRAVVDVWDAQCQELGAREDISYVQVFENRGAMMGASNPHPHGQIWASRSLPNEAVAEQAAQAEYMKVHGCCLLCAYREMEVALGERVVAKNDSFVAVVPFWAVWPFEVMILPVRHVADLESMNSAERDGLAAMLQAVTRTYDEVFETPFPYSMGLHPRPFDREEHPEWHFHAHFYPPLLRSATIRKFMVGFELLGSPQRDITPESAAETLRQAAERPGVR, encoded by the coding sequence ATGAATCCGCTAGCGCAGCAGAATCCGCATCGCAGGTTCAATCCGCTGAAACGGGAGTGGGTGCTGGTCTCACCGCACAGGACGCAGCGGCCGTGGCAGGGGCAGGTGGAGAAGCCGGTTGCTCCGGCTGCGCTGACGTATGACCCGGAGTGCTATTTGTGCCCTGGAAACGTGCGCGCTGGTGGTGTGCGGACAGACAGGTATGCGAGCACGTACATCTTTGAGAACGATTTTGCCGCGCTGAAGCTGGATGCTCCGCGGTTTTCTTCGGACGAGGGCGGCAAAGGACTGCTGGTTGCAGAGGGCGAGAGCGGCGTGTGCCGTGTGATCTGCTTTTCGCCGCGGCACGATCTGACGCTGGCGAAGATGAGCGTCGAGGAGATTCGTGCGGTAGTGGATGTGTGGGACGCGCAGTGCCAAGAACTGGGTGCGCGCGAGGACATCAGCTATGTGCAGGTCTTCGAGAATCGCGGCGCGATGATGGGGGCGAGCAATCCGCACCCGCATGGCCAGATCTGGGCGAGCCGGTCGCTGCCAAATGAGGCGGTAGCTGAGCAGGCGGCGCAGGCGGAGTATATGAAGGTGCATGGCTGCTGTCTGCTGTGCGCGTATCGCGAGATGGAGGTGGCGCTCGGCGAGAGGGTCGTTGCAAAGAATGACAGTTTTGTTGCAGTGGTTCCGTTCTGGGCGGTGTGGCCGTTTGAGGTGATGATTCTGCCCGTGCGGCATGTGGCGGACCTCGAATCGATGAACAGCGCAGAGCGGGATGGGCTGGCGGCGATGCTGCAGGCGGTAACGCGGACCTATGACGAGGTGTTCGAGACACCGTTTCCGTATTCGATGGGGCTGCATCCGCGGCCGTTTGATCGTGAGGAGCATCCTGAGTGGCACTTCCACGCGCACTTCTATCCGCCGCTGCTGCGGTCGGCGACGATACGGAAGTTCATGGTGGGGTTTGAGTTGCTCGGGTCGCCGCAGCGGGATATTACG